TCATATGGTATGGGGAACGGGCCATGGTCTCATAGAGGCTTTGGTCAAAAAACTTTTAGGTCATAAAAATCGGGACAAGCTAGAGATGGTTTTCCATACCCGGGTCAAGAGTTTGATTCGATCCGGTAAAAGAGTATGCGGTTGCGTGGGCATCGATGTGAAAACGGGGAGAGAATCCGAATTTCATGCGGAACATGTAGTGATCGCTTCCGGAGGGATCGCAGGGGATCTGGAACTTGTTCGTAAATACTGGCCGAAGCATATGGGCAAGGCTCCGGATACATTATTGAACGGATCGCATCCGTTCGCTTTGGGAGATCTTCATGTCGAGGCCAAGAAATTAGGAGCGAATATCACTCATCTGGATAAGATGTGGAATTACGCTGCGGGAGTTCATCATCCCGATCCTAAAATGGAACACCACGGACTGAGTTTGGTTCCGCCCAAGTCCGCTCTATGGTTGAATTCTTACGGAGAAAGAATCGGTCCCCAACCTTTGATCACGGGTTTCGATACCAGATTCTTAGTAGAAGAAGTCTGCAAACAAGGAGAAAAATACTCCTGGCAGGTATTGAATTGGAAGATCGCCGTAAAAGAACTGGCGGTCTCCGGTTCCGAATTCAACGACGAAATACGTAATAAAAACTTAATGGGATTCTTGAAAACGGTGGTTTTCGGTAACGAAAAACTCGTGAAGACTTTGACGGAGAATTGCGTGGATTTCGTGACTGCGGATTCGATTCCCAGACTCGCGGAAAAGATGAACGCTCTCACCGGAAAGGATTCCGTGCAACCCGAAGTTCTGGAAAGATCCGTACGGGCTTACGACGATATGTTGGATCGGGGCCCCGTATTCCGGGACGACGATCAGTTGAGAAGGATCGCCCAATTGAGAGCGTATCGCGGGGATAAGATCCGGACCTGCGACTTCCAGAAAATCGTGGATAAGAAAGCGTTCCCGCTCATCGCGATCCGAGAATTCGTTCTGACCCGAAAGTCCATGGGAGGGATACAGACCGATCTGAAATCCAGAGTCTTGGACCAATCCGGCAAGACGATCCCTGGTCTATATGCCGTGGGAGAAGCGGCAGGTTTCGGAGGAGGGGGAATCCACGGCAAAGGCGCCTTGGAGGGAACTTTCTTGGGAGGTTGCATTCTCACTTCCCGATCCGCTGTTCGGAACATTTTAGAAAATTAGAATATTTATTGGATGTAATGATATGAAAAAGACCGGCGCTTCTTTAGCCGTATTCGCATTGGAACAAATAGGGGTAAAATATACGTTCGGAATTCCGGGCGTCCATAATACCGAACTCTACGACGAATTGAATAATTCCGATAGCATCACGCCGATTCTAGTGACCCACGAAGGTGGAGCCTCTTTTATGGCCGACGCAATCAGTAGGTCGACGGATTCCATCGGAACCATAGTCATCGTTCCCGCGGCGGGTATGACTCACGCGTTAAGCGGAATTGGAGAGGCTTTCTTGGACG
This sequence is a window from Leptospira wolffii serovar Khorat str. Khorat-H2. Protein-coding genes within it:
- a CDS encoding FAD-binding dehydrogenase — protein: MQKKNQKRDTYVSDTVIIGGGLAGIVAALDLLDANRRVLLVDRDQQERLGGLAKLSFGGIFMVDTPVQRRGGIRDNVSLALSDWRATAEFSAKDLLPNLWAENYIHRSKEDIYYYLRRHSVNFFPVVHWVERGLYKPGNSVPRFHMVWGTGHGLIEALVKKLLGHKNRDKLEMVFHTRVKSLIRSGKRVCGCVGIDVKTGRESEFHAEHVVIASGGIAGDLELVRKYWPKHMGKAPDTLLNGSHPFALGDLHVEAKKLGANITHLDKMWNYAAGVHHPDPKMEHHGLSLVPPKSALWLNSYGERIGPQPLITGFDTRFLVEEVCKQGEKYSWQVLNWKIAVKELAVSGSEFNDEIRNKNLMGFLKTVVFGNEKLVKTLTENCVDFVTADSIPRLAEKMNALTGKDSVQPEVLERSVRAYDDMLDRGPVFRDDDQLRRIAQLRAYRGDKIRTCDFQKIVDKKAFPLIAIREFVLTRKSMGGIQTDLKSRVLDQSGKTIPGLYAVGEAAGFGGGGIHGKGALEGTFLGGCILTSRSAVRNILEN